The following coding sequences lie in one Labrus bergylta chromosome 13, fLabBer1.1, whole genome shotgun sequence genomic window:
- the LOC110003143 gene encoding E3 ubiquitin-protein ligase TRIM68-like yields the protein MASADSVLSEEQLLCPICLDLLNLPVSTPCGHNFCRDCIQGYWQSANLSQCPVCKQKFYRRPELKVNTFISEVASQFKKSLEQRERNNAGAGDRYSGHNGGVSCDVCVGKRVKALQSCLDCLASFCETHLEPHRVLSNFKKHRLIEPVMSMQDRVCEKHEKLFGLFCHTDQTYVCDMCVKNDHKAHRSVPIDEESKNRRAQISGLNAQVEKMISDRLQKISEIDQAFQLSTENAENELEESLKVFVKLLHLIQKGQAEAVEVIGSKQRRVKSDAGRLTAELKREVDELRRRNAELEKLSSAEDDLFFLKSFGAFTTPPAAKDWSSTCMETAVYVGTLRRAVRRVACQLEETVKVEVKRLCEVELRRARQCAVDVTLDPDTAHPKLLLTENRKQVHHGDVALNLPDNPKRFYPGVSVLGREGFSSGRFYYEVQVKGKKEWDVGVALESVSRKGGNTLNPESGFWAVGMRQDESYWALGGTPVHLPLVEKPHRVGVYVDLEAGQVSFYNVDSASHIYSFTGYSFSERLLPYFNPRRNHGGVNSAPLIILPVNV from the coding sequence aTGGCTTCTGCTGACAGCGTGCTGTCTGAAGAGCAGCTCCTTTGCCCCATCTGTCTGGATTTGTTAAACCTACCCGTCTCCACCCCTTGTGGGCATAACTTCTGCAGGGACTGCATCCAAGGATACTGGCAGAGTGCAAACCTGTCGCAGTGCCCGGTGTGCAAGCAGAAGTTCTACAGACGGCCCGAGCTCAAAGTCAACACCTTCATCTCTGAGGTCGCTTCACAGTTCAAGAAGTCgctggagcagagagagagaaataatgcTGGAGCGGGCGACCGATATTCAGGACATAACGGGGGAGTTTCATGTGACGTGTGTGTCGGGAAACGGGTAAAGGCGCTTCAATCCTGCCTCGATTGTTTGGCCTCGTTCTGCGAGACTCACCTGGAGCCGCATCGCGTTCTGAGCAACTTCAAGAAACACCGTCTGATCGAGCCTGTGATGAGCATGCAGGACAGGGTGTGTGAGAAACATGAGAAACTCTTTGGACTGTTCTGTCACACCGACCAGACGTATGTGTGCGACATGTGCGTTAAGAACGACCACAAAGCTCACCGCAGCGTGCCCATAGACGAGGAGAGCAAGAACAGGAGAGCTCAGATTTCTGGGCTGAACGCCCAAGTAGAGAAAATGATCAGCGACCGACTTCAGAAAATCAGCGAGATCGATCAAGCCTTTCAGCTCAGCACGGAGAACGCAGAAAACGAGCTGGAGGAGAGTTTGAAGGTCTTCGTCAAACTTCTTCACCTCATTCAAAAAGGCCAAGCCGAGGCGGTGGAGGTGATCGGTTCGAAACAAAGGCGAGTTAAAAGCGACGCCGGTCGACTCACCGCCGAGCTGAAGCGGGAGGTCGACGAGTTGAGGCGGAGAAACGCAGAGCTGGAGAAGCTCTCGAGCGCCGAGGACGATCTCTTTTTTCTGAAGAGCTTCGGAGCTTTCACAACGCCGCCGGCCGCTAAAGACTGGTCCAGCACGTGCATGGAGACCGCCGTTTATGTGGGCACACTGAGACGAGCGGTCAGGCGAGTGGCCTGTCAGCTGGAGGAGACTGTTAAAGTGGAggtgaagaggctgtgtgaggtgGAGTTGCGGCGGGCCCGGCAGTGCGCTGTCGACGTGACTCTGGATCCTGATACGGCTCATCCCAAACTGTTGCtgactgaaaacagaaaacaggttCATCACGGTGACGTCGCTCTAAACCTCCCAGACAACCCCAAGAGGTTTTACCCCGGCGTCAGCGTCTTGGGGAGGGAAGGTTTCTCCTCTGGAAGGTTCTACTACGAGGTCCAGGTGAAGGGGAAGAAGGAGTGGGACGTTGGGGTCGCGCTGGAATCTGTGAGTAGAAAAGGAGGGAATACACTGAACCCTGAGAGCGGCTTCTGGGCCGTCGGGATGAGACAGGACGAGAGCTACTGGGCCCTCGGCGGCACGCCCGTCCATCTGCCGCTGGTCGAAAAGCCCCACAGAGTCGGGGTGTATGTGGATCTGGAGGCGGGGCAGGTTTCTTTTTACAACGTGGACTCCGCCTCTCACATCTACTCGTTCACTGGATACTCGTTCAGTGAAAGACTCCTCCCCTACTTTAACCCTCGACGTAATCACGGCGGGGTCAACTCTGCTCCCCTGATCATCCTGCCTGTCAATGTGTGA